In Mycolicibacterium mucogenicum DSM 44124, the following are encoded in one genomic region:
- a CDS encoding rhomboid family intramembrane serine protease, whose amino-acid sequence MTYDLSPTPSKPKPPATWKVGGVTIVSFVALLWLVEGWDALHNQELNQDGIRPLETDGLWGILWAPLLHADWAHLIANTGPALVLGFLVTLAGMGRFLGATLIIWILGGFGTWLIGNIGAPRGVESVHIGASGLIFGWLTFLIVFGFFTRHAWQIVVGIIVLFVYGGVLWGALPGTFGVSWQGHLCGGIAGVLAAYLLSSPEREARERRKGSALPSIPT is encoded by the coding sequence ATGACGTACGACCTGTCGCCGACACCGTCGAAGCCGAAGCCGCCTGCGACGTGGAAGGTCGGCGGTGTCACGATCGTCAGCTTCGTCGCGTTGCTGTGGCTCGTCGAAGGCTGGGACGCGCTACACAACCAGGAGCTGAATCAGGACGGCATCCGGCCACTGGAGACCGACGGGCTCTGGGGCATCTTGTGGGCGCCGCTGTTGCACGCCGACTGGGCGCACCTGATCGCGAACACCGGCCCGGCCCTCGTGCTCGGGTTCCTGGTGACGCTCGCGGGCATGGGCCGCTTCCTCGGAGCGACGCTGATCATCTGGATTCTCGGTGGCTTCGGTACCTGGCTGATCGGCAACATCGGCGCGCCGCGCGGTGTGGAGTCCGTCCACATCGGGGCGTCCGGGCTGATCTTCGGTTGGCTGACGTTCCTCATCGTGTTCGGGTTTTTCACTCGGCACGCGTGGCAGATCGTGGTCGGCATCATCGTGTTGTTCGTCTACGGCGGTGTGCTGTGGGGCGCGTTGCCGGGGACATTCGGGGTGTCGTGGCAGGGCCATCTGTGCGGCGGCATCGCGGGCGTACTCGCCGCTTATTTGCTGAGCAGTCCGGAAAGGGAAGCGCGCGAACGGCGTAAGGGATCGGCCCTGCCGTCGATTCCGACGTAA